The Nostoc sp. 'Lobaria pulmonaria (5183) cyanobiont' DNA window TAATTTAACCAATCTGACGCAGCTTCACCTCTATAGCAACCAAATTACCGAGATTCCAGAGGCGATCGCTAATTTAACCAATCTGACGCAGCTTGACCTCAGATACACCAAAATAACCGAGATTTCAGCGATCGCTAATTTAACCAATCTGAGGGAGCTTGACCTCAGTTACAACCAAATAACCGAGATTCCAGCGATCGCTAATTTAACCAATCTGAGGGAGCTTCACCTCAATGACAACAAAATAACCCAGATTCCAGAGGCGATCGCTAATTTAACCAATCTGACGCTGCTTCACCTCTATAGCAACAAAATAACCGAGATTCCAGCGATCGCTAATTTAACCAATCTGACGCAGCTTCACCTCAGATACAACAAAATAACCGAGATTCCAGCGATCGCTAATTTAACCAATCTGACGCAGCTTGACCTCAGTTACAACCAAATAACCAAGATTCCAGCGATCGCTAATTTAACCAATCTGAGGGAGCTTCACCTCAATGACAACAAAATAACCCAGATTCCAGAGGCGATCGCTAATTTAACCAATCTGACGCTGCTTCACCTCTATAGCAACCAAATAACCGAGATTCCAGCGATCGCTAATTTAACCAATCTGACGCAGCTTGACCTCAGTTACAACCAAATAACCGAGATTCCAGAGGCGATCGCTAAATTAACCAATCTGACGCAGCTTCACCTCAATGACAACAAAATAACCCAGATTCCAGAGGCGATCGCTAATTTAACCAATCTGAGGGAGCTTGACCTCTATAGCAACCAAATTACCGAGATTCCAGCGATCGCTAATTTAACCAATCTGACGCACCTTGACCTCAGATACAACAAAATAACCGAGATTCCCATAGAAATTCTTAATTCAAAAAATGCAAAAGAGATTTTTAATTACTTGAGGCAAATTCGCACAAGTGAAACTCGACCATTACACGAAGCCAAACTGTTGCTCATCGGACAAGGTAGCGTCGGTAAAACATCCCTTATCGAGCGACTAATCCGCGATAAATACGATCAAAATCAATCCCAAACCGACGGACTCAATGTGGAAACTTGGAATGTGCAGGTCAATAGCAAAGACATCCGCCTGAATGTTTGGGACTTTGGCGGACAGGAAATTTATCATGCCACCCATCAGTTTTTTCTGACTAAACGCAGCCTCTATCTGCTCGTTTGTAATTGTCGCACCAGCGAAGAAGAAAACCGCATCGAATATTGGCTGAAACTAATCGAAAGCTTCGGCGGAAAGTCCCCCGTGATTATCGTTGGCAACAAAAAAGACGAACAACCCTTCGACATCAACCGCAAAGCATTACGCGAAAAATATCCTAACATCCAAGACATTATCGAAACCTCTTGCCAAGACAATATCGGCATTGATGAACTTCGCACCGCAATTTTGCAGCAAGTCGCCAACCTCAAAGAAGTCTACGACCTTCTACCCCTGACATGGTTTGAGGTTAAACAACAACTCGAATCCATGCCCCAAGACTTCATCAGCTACGATGACTATATCTGTATCTGCTACGAAAACAAGATTCGCGAACAACAAAACCGTGAGCAACTCATCGACTTGCTGCATCGACTCGGCTTAGTTCTCAACTTCCGCGATCATCCCATCCTCAAAGATACCAACGTCCTCAAACCCAACTGGGTGACAGAAGGCATTTACGCGCTCCTGAGCGATGAAAACCTCAAAACTAAAACCAAAGGCATTTTCACCCCCGCCGATCTCACCCGCATTCTCGATCCAGAACGCTACCCCACCAAGCGTCACAGTTATCTGATTGGGTTGATGAAAGAATTTGAGCTTTGCTTTGCACTAGAATGTTATCCACCACAATTTCTGATTGCAGGACTTTTGCCTAAAGACCAACCAGACGAAACAGAACTCGACGACGAAACCCTGGAATTTCAATACCATTATAAAGTTCTCCCCGAAAGCATCATTTCCCGCTTCATCGTTAACACCCACGAAAAAATTCATAACCAAATCTATTGGCGCAGTGGCGTAATGCTGCAATATCAAGAAAACAACGAACCCTACAACATTGCTCGGATCAAAGCCGATCCCGAAGACAAAAAAATCTTCATCACCATTAGCGGACGCAAAGAAACCCGCCGCTTATTTCTCGGCATCCTCCGCGATGTCTTCCAAAAAATCCACAAAAGTCTTCCCAATCTCGAAATCACCGAATGGGTTCCCGTCCCCAACCATCCCAATCATCCGCCCCTTGACTACCAAGAACTTCTCGGACTTGAGGCAATGAGTGAAAGCACAATCACCATCGGCAAACTAAAATTAAAACTCGATTTGCGTCAACTTTTAGATGGCTATGAATCACTGGAATCGCGTCAGAAAATACAAAAAGGCGATCCAGAAAGCGATCGCTTCACAATTGTCAACAAGATTTACAATAACAACCACCAAGGAGAATATAAACCCATGACAGAAAACACAAACAACCTTCAAGGCGCAAACATCGCCAACTTTGCCAACGAAGTCAAAGACAACGCCAGACAGCAAGCCTCTAATTTCAACCAAACAAGCGGCGCAAACATCAGCGAAATTCTGCAACTGATCGGCAACCTGCGCCAAACTGCTGCCCAATTCCCACCAGCTATCCGCGACGACATCACCATTGAGATTGATGATGTAGAAGAAGAAATTAAAAAGCCAGAAAAAAAACGCAATTTACCCAAACTCAAAAAGCGTCTATTAGCTATACTAACTGCTGCTACTGTAGTCGCTGCCCCGATCGCAGGTATGACAGACTTTGCAAACAATGTTATGGAAATAGGGAGCAAATTAAATATCGAACTACCGCTTCCCTAATCAATAACAGAGGCGGCGAATCCAGTTAATTACTATATCCGCTTTCACCGTGATTTTTGGAAATAAATGTTGCTATTTGCAAATCTGCGCCAGCCAAATAACCATCTGTTGTAACAATATAAATATAGTTGTTGAAAAACTGCAAAAGATTACAGCAGTTTTCATGTATTTGAACCACATCTGTTGTAGCGGCGCGTGGCCTTGCGCCCCTACCGCGTGGTCTATTTACCTGAAAATAGCTGTAAAACCAAGGCTCCTTAATTCACAAAGCCTGAATATCCATTTGTCGGATTAATCCATTCTCGATAGTGTAAATATGCTGAACCATTTGCTCGTGTATCAACTTTCCATCTAGATCCTGCACTACTTGATGAACATGAACCACTATCCGCCCGCTTTCATCAAGTTGAAAACCTTGAGGTTCAACATGAGGATCGATTAAGCTCCACTGGCGAGTCCAATAATCACGCACCGCCGCATGGCCGCGAACATATCCGCCTTCCATACCATTCGCCCATTCCACATCAGAGTGCATCAAGGCGATAACGGAATCAATATGACGGGCGTTGAAGGCAGCATAGGCTTTTATCAGTAAATCCTGCTGTATTTGAGTTGGGGTTTGCCGCTCCATTGTTTTGTTTTCTATCGCTTTGATAAACTTATAGGACTTATGCATGAACCTGAATTTACCACCACTTTGAGTTTTTGCATACGTGGAGATCGCACATTTATCTGTTAACAAATCCTAAAAGTGCTTTGATAGTTTTTCCACAGGATGATTAAGATATAGGTATTTGACCTGACAGGTGTCGATACTCATGGTGCAAGACCAGATTTTGCTGAATGATTGGCATGTAATAGCGCGATCGCAAGACCTCCAACCTGGAACAGTCCTGCAAAAGCGCTTATTAGGCTCAAACATAGTGCTTTGGCATAATGGCGACAAAGTTTTAGCTTGGCAAGACGTTTGCCCTCATCGTGGTGCTCGTCTTTCTCTAGGATATGTTAATAAAGAGACTCTTGTTTGTCCTTACCACGGTTTAGCCTTTAATAGCGAGGGAAAATGTGTACTAGTTCCGGCTAATCCCGAACAATCGCCCCCCACACAAGCTTGTGTTAAAACTTACCAAGTTCAAGAACGTTACGATCTGCTGTGGGTTTGTTTAGGGACACCAAAACAAGACATAGCTCCGTTTTCTGAATGGTACGATCCGGTGTATCAAAAGATTTTCTGTGGCCCTTACTACTATCACTCTAGCCCTTTGCGGGTGCTAGAAAATTTCATCGATCCGGCACACTTCCCAATTATGCATTCGGGATTATTTGCCCACGCCAGTCGCCCTGAGTTGACGCACTATGAATTAGAGCCTCTTCCAGATGGGATTAGTTTCAAATGTGGTTTGTGGGAACTAGATTTTAATTCCGGTAATCCTCTATCAGCACCACTGATTTTCAACACTTACGATTACCGCATTTTCCGTCCGCTAGTGGCATACTTTAAACTTGGACCTGGAGATCATCGTTTAAATATCTTTTATACAATTACACCAGTTGATGAAGATGAGTGCGTGGTGCAATATTGGTTAATGGTAAACAGTGTCCGTGAAGTAAAAGTGGAAGTGTATCTAGATATTCAAAATCAAGTTGCTAGTCAAGATATTGCCATTGTCGAGTCGCAGCAACCCCGACGCTTACCTTTGGATTTGCAAGCAGAAGTACATTTACCGAGCGATCGCTATTCTATAGCATACCGGAAGTGGCTCAAACAACAGGGTGTTACTTTCGGCACTATTTAGAACTTGGCGATGCTTGTCATTATGATTAAGAAAAAAGATTTAGATAAAATTGGTTTAGAAGCTAACTCCCTTAAAGAGTTTAAAAAACGGTAGATTGTTAACTGCTCTACCGTTTTTTATGTATATTGAATGCGGTAATCAAAAGTCAAGTGATATTTTTCCTAGCTTTATTGTCTTGGTGAATTTTTGGTATTTATTTATCCACAGGTGTTAGTTTTAAAGGATACAATGGCTCAGATCCATTTAATTGCCAAATTCTAAATACCAATACAACAGCTACAGTTAACCACACACAAGAAAATGATAAAGTCATTCCTGCTATAGGATTAGTTTGCCAATAAATTGCCGTCACCACTACAGCAGATAACCAAGGGCCTAAAATAACTACAGGTACAGCAGCACCTAATCTCCGTTCTACAGTAAAAATCGTATTCCAAGTATCCCCTAAAGCCAAATGTACCACAAACAAAATTAAAGGCAACACTAAAAAATGGTGATTCATTTGCTGCCAAACCAATACAGAAGAAATTACCCGCAAAACAGCAATTATCATCCAAACTATGGGAAATACTAAAGGTGGAGGAGACCATCTTGGTCTGATTACCTGGTCATAGGTCTGACGAGAACGGGTATTATCTAAAAGAGAAAAAATTCGAGAACGGATACTTAATAGAGCAAAAAATAATCCAGTTAATAAAGTACTAAACCAACTGGCAAAATCAGAATTATTATCAATGAAAAACACTAACTTTTCCATTCCTAATAACACGATAATCATCACTAAGATTTGTAGGGTAGTCCCTAGTATATAAACTAAACCTGCTCTGATATCTAGTTCTTGTGTAGTAGCTATTGATGTGTTTAGATACTGTTGTTTATTCCCAGGTTTTACCCCCATCACTGTATTAACGAACTGTTCAACTATTCCACTATTATTGGATTGATTCATAATTAATAGATTGCCCGTAGTTGGTAATTAGTAGTAATAAGTCATTATATGATATTCTCATAGTTAAAAATAATTTTTATAGGTTTTTTTTACATCAAAGTTTATAAGTTCCGAATCTAATGTACAGTCTTTCGTAAGTGGGATTGAGGAAAAAACGTGGAATTTCAGAAGTTATTGTATATTTTTACTCTAGTAAATATTGCTACGTTTGCTCTGAGTGTACCTGTGTTTGCTCAAATCACACAGACTCCCTTTAATTCTTCACAGTCGAATTGTCGTGCAACTAAAGTAAATACTCCAATTTTCAAAGAACCTTCAACATCATCCAACGCTATCAGAATATTGTCGGCAAAAACAAGGATTACTTTAGCATATATACCAGTTAGCGGAGATAGATTTGTTAGAATTAAATCTCCAACTTCAGGGTTTATTCAAACTGCTGTGCTGAAATTTTGTCAGACGAATAACAACGCTCAAAACATCTGGAATAAACCTACTATTGGCAGTGTATGTCGGCAAATTGTCCGACAGGAAACTATACGTCGCCAACCAAGTACAAAAGAACCTTTTATTACAACACTTTATCCAAACACAATTGTGTTTGTGAACTTGGTTACAGGTAAAATCGTTAAGTCATACAAATCTGAAAATTACATTTGGGTAGAAATCGACCTTTCCAGAAGTTTTCCTGGAGAATTATCTGGTAATGGTTGGATGGTCAACACTGACTTAGTGAATACTCCTGGATTAAGCAGTCTGGCTTATTGTAGTTAGTAAATTATTTCTAAGTATGTTAACCAGGTAGAAAAGGGAGCATCCCAAATGTGCAAGTTGATTTTCATACGGTATTTTGACTTAGACGGAGAATGAAATAACGAACCGCAAAGGACGCATTCGCAAAGCGTCTCGTAGAGAAGAACACAAAGGAAAGAGGTTTTTATCGGGCTTTTGTACCAGTCCTGTATCTTTTGGCAAAATTGGGATGCTCCCGGTAGAAAACGTGTTTTACTCCTGTATTCTGATGTATATTCGCATTAATATAATAGTCAATCCCTTCCCTAGAGAGACGAAGACCTTTGTGAAGAGGAAGAGGAAATCATTCAGCAGGTTTATCAAGCTTTTGGGCATCTTGACCCGATTGAAGTTGCTGAGTGGACTCATGACCTTCCAGAGTGGAAAAACCCTCATGTCTCTGCCATTTTGATTTTGGTAGAGGATATTCTCAAAAATCTGGGCAAGAGTGACGCATATAGAGAGCGCATAGTGCTGGAAAACTGAGAAAAAATTAATTATATTTTTGACTTTGCCTGAAAAATAAGTAAGTATTAACACTAGTGATATTCCAAAGCAATGAAAGTCGAAAATGAAACGTCCAAATCGCCTTGCTTGGATGGGAGCGATCGCACTCGCTGCGATCGTTTTACTTAGTTTGTTCGCGGCTCCCAATAATACTAAAATTAACGCTGGCTCTACCTATAACCGAAACTCTGATGGCTATGGTGCTTGGTACGCTTTTATGCAACAACAGGGAATTTCTATTAAGCGCTGGCAAAAGCCTTTTAGTGATATTCAGCCAGAGAACAGCCCAGTTACCTTGCTACAGATAGGCGGCTATCCCAGGGAAACCACACTGGATAGTCAAGAGCGGGAATGGGTAGAAAAAGGGAATACTTTAGTAATTTTGGGTGCGAAGGCGCGGGTTACAGAAGCGGAGTTTAGCACTATGCAAAAATCTCCTGAAGGTAATATTAAAATTGATACACGTAGACGATATAAAAAAGCTAACTCCCAGCAAGTTAATTTAGGCGATCGCTTTGGTGCTGTTGTCTGGAAAGAGAATTACAAAAAAGGAAAGGTGATTTTTTCTACTACTCCTTATTTAGCTGCCAACGCCTACCAAGATTATTTAAGTAATTTCAAGTATTTAGCTAGTTTGGTTATTGAAAAAAGTAATACAATATTTGTCGATGAATACATCCACGGCTATAAAGATGCCGATGTCAGAAAGAAAGAAAGTGAAGGAGATTTATCTAGTTT harbors:
- a CDS encoding leucine-rich repeat domain-containing protein, which translates into the protein MTQDELLVLIDRAVAEGWQELDLSGQELTELPVEIGKLQQLESLILGKKVEGYEEVGGRLLQKVSGNNLKTLPLELLGLPNLRKLDISGNPLESIPDVVTQILHLEKLILIRVELTEIPDAIANLTNLRELVLSGNQITQIPEAIAKLTNLTQLDLFSNQITQIPEALANLTNLTQLDLSYNQITQIPEAITNLTNLRELHLNDNQITQIPEAIAKLTNLTQLHLSSNQITQIPETIANLTNLTQLILSYNQITQIPEALAKLTNLTQLHLNDNQITQISEAITNLTNLTQLHLYSNQITEIPEAIANLTNLTQLDLRYTKITEISAIANLTNLRELDLSYNQITEIPAIANLTNLRELHLNDNKITQIPEAIANLTNLTLLHLYSNKITEIPAIANLTNLTQLHLRYNKITEIPAIANLTNLTQLDLSYNQITKIPAIANLTNLRELHLNDNKITQIPEAIANLTNLTLLHLYSNQITEIPAIANLTNLTQLDLSYNQITEIPEAIAKLTNLTQLHLNDNKITQIPEAIANLTNLRELDLYSNQITEIPAIANLTNLTHLDLRYNKITEIPIEILNSKNAKEIFNYLRQIRTSETRPLHEAKLLLIGQGSVGKTSLIERLIRDKYDQNQSQTDGLNVETWNVQVNSKDIRLNVWDFGGQEIYHATHQFFLTKRSLYLLVCNCRTSEEENRIEYWLKLIESFGGKSPVIIVGNKKDEQPFDINRKALREKYPNIQDIIETSCQDNIGIDELRTAILQQVANLKEVYDLLPLTWFEVKQQLESMPQDFISYDDYICICYENKIREQQNREQLIDLLHRLGLVLNFRDHPILKDTNVLKPNWVTEGIYALLSDENLKTKTKGIFTPADLTRILDPERYPTKRHSYLIGLMKEFELCFALECYPPQFLIAGLLPKDQPDETELDDETLEFQYHYKVLPESIISRFIVNTHEKIHNQIYWRSGVMLQYQENNEPYNIARIKADPEDKKIFITISGRKETRRLFLGILRDVFQKIHKSLPNLEITEWVPVPNHPNHPPLDYQELLGLEAMSESTITIGKLKLKLDLRQLLDGYESLESRQKIQKGDPESDRFTIVNKIYNNNHQGEYKPMTENTNNLQGANIANFANEVKDNARQQASNFNQTSGANISEILQLIGNLRQTAAQFPPAIRDDITIEIDDVEEEIKKPEKKRNLPKLKKRLLAILTAATVVAAPIAGMTDFANNVMEIGSKLNIELPLP
- a CDS encoding nuclear transport factor 2 family protein — protein: MHKSYKFIKAIENKTMERQTPTQIQQDLLIKAYAAFNARHIDSVIALMHSDVEWANGMEGGYVRGHAAVRDYWTRQWSLIDPHVEPQGFQLDESGRIVVHVHQVVQDLDGKLIHEQMVQHIYTIENGLIRQMDIQAL
- a CDS encoding aromatic ring-hydroxylating dioxygenase subunit alpha, translated to MSILMVQDQILLNDWHVIARSQDLQPGTVLQKRLLGSNIVLWHNGDKVLAWQDVCPHRGARLSLGYVNKETLVCPYHGLAFNSEGKCVLVPANPEQSPPTQACVKTYQVQERYDLLWVCLGTPKQDIAPFSEWYDPVYQKIFCGPYYYHSSPLRVLENFIDPAHFPIMHSGLFAHASRPELTHYELEPLPDGISFKCGLWELDFNSGNPLSAPLIFNTYDYRIFRPLVAYFKLGPGDHRLNIFYTITPVDEDECVVQYWLMVNSVREVKVEVYLDIQNQVASQDIAIVESQQPRRLPLDLQAEVHLPSDRYSIAYRKWLKQQGVTFGTI
- a CDS encoding TspO/MBR family protein yields the protein MNQSNNSGIVEQFVNTVMGVKPGNKQQYLNTSIATTQELDIRAGLVYILGTTLQILVMIIVLLGMEKLVFFIDNNSDFASWFSTLLTGLFFALLSIRSRIFSLLDNTRSRQTYDQVIRPRWSPPPLVFPIVWMIIAVLRVISSVLVWQQMNHHFLVLPLILFVVHLALGDTWNTIFTVERRLGAAVPVVILGPWLSAVVVTAIYWQTNPIAGMTLSFSCVWLTVAVVLVFRIWQLNGSEPLYPLKLTPVDK
- a CDS encoding DUF4350 domain-containing protein encodes the protein MKRPNRLAWMGAIALAAIVLLSLFAAPNNTKINAGSTYNRNSDGYGAWYAFMQQQGISIKRWQKPFSDIQPENSPVTLLQIGGYPRETTLDSQEREWVEKGNTLVILGAKARVTEAEFSTMQKSPEGNIKIDTRRRYKKANSQQVNLGDRFGAVVWKENYKKGKVIFSTTPYLAANAYQDYLSNFKYLASLVIEKSNTIFVDEYIHGYKDADVRKKESEGDLSSFIAKTPLFPILIQVGILLLVLVWAQNRRFGKPVALDTPVVDNSEAYIQALAGVLQKADTTDFVVEMVGKQEQLQLQKALGLGQVLLERQALIDFWIEKTGASAAELDAVLKLQSRKQPISERDLLSWLGKWRTIREIKN